A single region of the Amphiprion ocellaris isolate individual 3 ecotype Okinawa chromosome 4, ASM2253959v1, whole genome shotgun sequence genome encodes:
- the ccdc85al gene encoding coiled-coil domain containing 85A, like codes for MEKATPPPQPQLQLSITKTESPAEDISGLTDEELLKWTKEELVRRLRRSEADKMSVILDHGNLIREVNRSLQLHLNEIRGLKDINQKLQEDNRELRDLCCFLDDDRQKGKRVSREWQRLGRYSASIMRKEVTLYLQKLKELELRQEEVIRENLELKELCLLLDEEKGVVGGGSGGGGSGGGGGVGMGGCRNSIDSQNSLLLVPGQGLLMRDVGDGSSTSSAGSADSSDHPHLKQPHLAAGVGGAGSGGEKGSPELVHKPRCSSISGIGGGSGGDREVSSPEHPAGRHRSTSLEYPYTLPQLCRPRCGSISVPDHSRVMRGLSPEKYGRNVGRRSPEQHPKHHSSDLLLGQRQHFLGQGGSGELFQRHHRSSISAIGCGSPEHRQVHLGTGEHHEKSCVVQGGSPETHRHQYSMSPDHVKFGSPVREGQRRPAGDELSPHHRSIYNGMNALISAGCCTNNCRNVKLWDSFDASS; via the exons ATGGAGAAGGCGACTCCGCCGCCCCAGCCCCAGCTCCAGCTGTCGATAACGAAGACTGAAAGTCCGGCTGAGGACATCTCCGGGCTGACCGACGAGGAGCTGCTCAAGTGGACCAAGGAGGAGCTGGTGCGCCGGCTGAGACGCTCCGAAGCCGACAAGATGAGCGTGATTCTGGACCACGGGAATCTCATCCGGGAGGTCAATCGCAGCCTCCAGCTGCACTTGAACGAGATCAGGGGGCTGAAG GACATTAACCAGAAGCTGCAGGAGGACAATCGTGAGCTGCGGGACTTGTGCTGCTTCCTGGATGATGACCGTCAGAAAGGAAAGCGTGTGTCCAGAGAGTGGCAGCGTCTGGGGCGTTACAGCGCCAGCATCATGCGCAAAGAGGTGACCCTCTACCTCCAGAAACTGAAAGAGCTGGAGCTTCGGCAAGAGGAGGTGATCCGGGAGAACCTGGAACTGAAGGAGCTCTGCCTGCTGTTGGACGAGGAGAAGGGGGTGGTGGGTGGAGGAAGTGGCGGCGGTGGGAGCGGAGGCGGAGGCGGCGTCGGGATGGGAGGATGCCGCAACTCCATAGACAGCCAGAATAGTCTGCTGCTGGTGCCGGGTCAGGGGCTGCTGATGAGAGACGTAGGGGACGGGAGCAGCACCTCCAGCGCAGGGAGTGCTGACAGCTCCGATCATCCCCACCTGAAGCAGCCTCACCTGGCCGCGGGAGTGGGCGGGGCAGGCAGCGGCGGGGAGAAAGGCAGTCCAGAGCTCGTGCACAAACCCAGGTGTAGCAGCATCAGTGGAataggaggaggaagtggaggagaTAGGGAGGTGTCCAGCCCTGAGCACCCAGCTGGACGCCACCGGAGCACCAGCCTAGAGTATCCATACACCCTCCCCCAGCTCTGCCGGCCCCGCTGTGGCTCCATATCTGTGCCTGACCACAGTCGAGTCATGCGGGGTCTTAGCCCAGAAAAATATGGGAGGAACGTGGGCCGACGTAGTCCGGAGCAGCACCCCAAGCACCACAGCTCTGACCTCCTCCTGGGCCAGAGGCAGCACTTCCTGGGTCAGGGAGGCAGCGGGGAGCTCTTTCAGCGGCACCACCGGAGCAGCATTAGCGCTATAGGATGTGGGAGCCCCGAGCACCGGCAGGTACATCTGGGGACCGGTGAGCACCATGAAAAGAGCTGCGTGGTCCAGGGAGGAAGCCCTGAAACTCATAGGCACCAGTACAGTATGAGCCCCGACCACGTGAAGTTTGGCAGCCCCGTGAGAGAAGGGCAAAGGAGGCCAGCTGGAGATGAGCTGTCACCACATCACCGGAGCATCTATAACGGCATGAATG
- the sec23b gene encoding protein transport protein Sec23B codes for MTTYQEFIQQNEGRDGVRFSWNLWPSSRLEATRLVVPVSCLFTPLKERPDLPPVQYEPVLCSRANCKAVLNPLCQVDFRAKIWACNFCFQRNPFPPSYAGISEVNQPAELMPQFSTIEYIVQRGPPAPLIFLYVVDTCLEEEDLQALKESLQMSLSLLPPNALVGLITFGRMVQVHELSCEGIAKSYVFRGTKDLSSKQIQEMLGLTKPAASGQQGRPLAPQDAAASCRFLQPVQKVDMNLTDLLGELQRDPWPVPQGKRPLRSTGVALSVAVGLLEGTFPNTGARVMLFIGGPPTQGPGMVVGDELKTPIRSWHDIQKDNARHLKKATKYYEAMANRSAVNGHSIDIYACALDQTGLLEMKCLSNLTGGHIVMGDSFNTSLFKQTFQRVFSKDYNGDFRMAFGGVLEVKTSRELKVCGAIGPCVSLNSKGSCVSENEMGIGGTSQWKVCSINPSTTLGFYFEVVNQHNAPVPQGGRGAIQFVTQYQHSNTQRRIRVTTIARNWADAQSQIQHIESSFDQEAAAVLMARLGVFRAESEEGPDVLRWLDRQLIRLCQKFGQFNKDDPTSFRLSESLSLYPQFMFHLRRSPFLQVFNNSPDESSYYRHHFVRQDLTQSLIMIQPILYSYSFYGPPEPVLLDSSSILPDRILLMDTFFQLVIYHGETIAQWRKAGYQDMAEHEVFKLLLQAPLDDAQEILQTRFPMPRYIDTEHGGSQARFLLSKVNPSQTHNNLYAWGQETGAPILTDDVSLQVFMDHLKKLAVSSSA; via the exons ATGACGACCTACCAGGAGTTTATCCAACAGAATGAAGGCAGGGATGGGGTGAGGTTCAGCTGGAACCTCTGGCCCTCCAGCCGGCTGGAAGCCACCAGGCTAGTGGTCCCTGTCTCCTGCCTTTTCACACCACTCAAGGAGAGACCTGACCTGCCACCAGTGCAGTACGAGCCAGTTCTGTGTAGCCGGGCCAACTGCAAGGCAGTCCTCAACCCACTATG TCAAGTTGACTTCAGAGCAAAAATATGGGCATGCAACTTCTGCTTCCAGAGGAATCCA tttcCTCCATCTTATGCAGGCATATCAGAAGTGAACCAGCCAGCTGAACTCATGCCACAGTTTTCTACTATTGAGTACATAGTACAG CGTGGACCCCCAGCGCCTCTGATCTTCCTGTATGTGGTAGACACATGTTTGGAAGAGGAGGACCTCCAGGCCCTCAAAGAATCCCTTCAGATGTCACTCAGTCTGCTGCCACCCAACGCCCTGGTGGGTCTCATCACGTTTGGCCGCATGGTCCAAGTTCATGAGCTCAGCTGTGAGGGGATTGCCAAGAGCTACGTGTTCAGGGGCACAAAGGACCTCTCCTCCAAACAGATCCAG gagATGCTGGGTTTAACAAAGCCAGCAGCTTCTGGACAGCAAGGTCGTCCTTTGGCCCCTCAGGATGCTGCTGCCTCTTGCAG ATTCCTTCAGCCTGTGCAAAAAGTCGATATGAATCTGACAGACTTGCTCGGAGAGCTTCAGAGAGACCCCTGGCCTGTCCCTCAGGGCAAACGGCCGCTCCGCTCCACCGGCGTTGCGCTGTCAGTTGCTGTTGGTCTTCTGGAG GGTACATTCCCCAACACAGGAGCCCGTGTGATGCTCTTTATTGGAGGACCACCCACCCAGGGCCCAGGCATGGTGGTGGGAGATGAGCTGAAAACCCCCATCCGCTCCTGGCATGACATCCAGAAGGACAACGCGCGTCATTTGAAGAAAGCCACCAAG TACTACGAAGCCATGGCCAACCGTTCAGCAGTAAATGGTCACAGTATTGATATCTACGCCTGCGCTCTGGACCAGACTGGACTGCTGGAGATGAAGTGCTTATCTAACCTCACTGG GGGACACATAGTGATGGGAGACTCCTTCAATACCTCCCTGTTCAAGCAAACCTTCCAGAGAGTCTTTAGTAAAGACTACAATGGAGACTTCCGCATGGCCTTTGGGGGAGTCCTCGAGGTCAAG ACATCAAGGGAGCTGAAAGTTTGTGGGGCCATTGGACCATGTGTTTCGCTCAACTCCAAGGGTTCCTGtgtttcagaaaat GAAATGGGAATTGGTGGCACAAGCCAGTGGAAAGTGTGCAGTATCAACCCTTCCACCACtttgggcttttattttgaagtcgTGAATCAG caCAATGCACCAGTCCCTCAGGGTGGTCGAGGGGCGATCCAGTTTGTAACCCAGTACCAGCACTCCAACACACAGAGGAGGATACGCGTCACCACCATCGCCAGGAA CTGGGCCGATGCCCAATCACAGATTCAGCACATTGAGTCGTCATTTGACCAGGAGGCGGCTGCAGTGCTTATGGCTCGTCTGGGAGTCTTCAGGGCGGAGTCAGAGGAGGGACCTGATGTGCTGCGCTGGCTTGACAGGCAGCTCATCCGCCTG TGTCAAAAGTTCGGCCAGTTCAATAAAGATGATCCTACATCCTTCAGACTGTCAGAGTCTCTGTCCCTCTACCCACAG TTTATGTTCCACCTGCGGCGGTCACCGTTCCTGCAGGTGTTCAACAACAGCCCAGATGAGTCATCCTATTATCGGCACCACTTTGTCAGGCAGGACCTGACACAGTCCCTGATCATGATCCAGCCCATCCTCTATTCATACTCCTTCTACGGACCACCAGAG CCTGTACTCCTGGACAGCAGCAGTATCCTGCCAGATCGAATCCTGTTGATGGACACTTTCTTCCAGCTGGTTATCTACCacggagag ACAATTGCCCAGTGGCGAAAAGCAGGTTACCAGGACATGGCAGAGCATGAGGTCTTCAAGCTGCTGCTCCAGGCTCCGCTGGACGATGCTCAAGAGATCCTACAGACACGCTTCCCCATGCCACGCTACATCGACACAGAGCACGGAGGCTCCCAAGCTCGATTCCTGCTCTCCAAGGTCAACCCATCACAGACCCACAACAACCTCTATGCCTGGGGACAG GAGACAGGAGCTCCGATTCTTACAGATGACGTCAGCTTACAGGTCTTCATGGACCACTTGAAGAAACTGGCTGTGTCCAGCTCTGCATAG